A window of Citrus sinensis cultivar Valencia sweet orange chromosome 7, DVS_A1.0, whole genome shotgun sequence contains these coding sequences:
- the LOC102620195 gene encoding putative disease resistance protein RGA3, giving the protein MVDAIVSAVLKQLNSTAVEEAKEQVRLVTGVEKEVKRLQDNLEAIQAVLADAERRQVKEEHVRLWLDKLKQASYDIDDVLDEWNTARGKLQNEGVDADNALSFLQKLCSSFFPAASCFGFEQLFLRRDIAKKIKEMNETLDNISRQKDTFNLSVTRSKEDKSERTQSTALINVSEVCGRNEEKNALKGKLLSETAEQPNAIQLISLVGMGGIGKTTLAQLAYNDADVINNFNVRIWVCVSDPFDEFRIAKAIIENLEGSTPNLGELNSLHQRINNSIAGKKVLLVLDDVWTEDGNKWESFQRCLINGHRGSKILATTRKETVARMIGSTYVISIEELSEPECWSLFKRFAFLNRSRSDCKQLEEIGRKITWKCKGLPLAVKTIGSLLRFKKAREEWQSILDSEIWQVEEFEKNLLPALLLSYNDLPNEIKRCFSYCAVLPKECYVDRDELIKLWMAQGYIDQKGNKEMEMEMEMVGERYFDLLAKRSFFQEFEKDEEGNVKRYKMHDIVHGFAQLLTKVECAAMEVGSVGEPPLLRNICYEKLRHSILVLHYNASFPVSIFNAKKLRSLLIQGYSLQHMPSFFDQLTCLRALRIGKYGDDAIERIPNGIEKLIHLRYLKLFFVGIEELPETCCELFNLQNLDLRRCSKFKRLPQNIGKLVNLRHLIFDEDDLEYMPKGMGSLTGLRTLSEFVAVSGGGKYGSKACNLDGLRHMNHLRGSLKIRGLGNVTDVDGAKNAELEKKKNLISLELEFDKEEEEDEDEVNHQAIIEALRPHPNLESLQISFYEVKARFPNWILSLNKLRMLCLSFCKKCEIMPPLGKLQSLEVLDIWEMHGIKRVGDEVLGIESDHMHGTSPSLSPSPSSSSSSSSVIAFPRLKKFTLWSLDGWEEWEFIEENITIMPQLNSLAIRDCSKLKMLPDQVLRSTTLKKLEINDCPILEKSFKEAAGDDRSKISCIPTVIIDSRYVQIDRH; this is encoded by the exons ATGGTTGATGCGATCGTGTCCGCTGTCTTAAAGCAGCTGAATTCAACGGCAGTTGAAGAGGCAAAAGAACAGGTGAGGCTGGTAACGGGCGTCGAAAAAGAAGTGAAAAGGCTGCAAGACAATTTAGAAGCCATTCAAGCTGTGCTGGCTGATGCAGAGCGAAGGCAAGTGAAGGAGGAACACGTGAGACTCTGGTTAGACAAGCTCAAACAAGCATCCTACGACATTGATGATGTGTTGGATGAGTGGAATACTGCCAGGGGCAAACTGCAAAACGAGGGAGTTGATGCTGATAATGCTCTTTCTTTCCTGCAGAAGTTATGCAGCTCTTTCTTTCCTGCTGCCTCTTGCTTTGGTTTCGAACAACTCTTTCTGCGTCGTGATATTgctaaaaagataaaagaaatgaatgaaACTTTAGATAATATTTCCCGACAGAAAGATACGTTTAATTTGAGTGTCACTAGAAGTAAGGAGGATAAATCTGAGAGGACGCAAAGTACTGCCTTAATTAATGTGTCTGAAGTGTGTGGTCGAAATGAGGAGAAAAATGCTCTGAAGGGCAAGTTGTTAAGTGAGACTGCTGAACAACCAAATGCCATCCAACTCATCTCTCTCGTAGGGATGGGTGGTATCGGAAAGACAACTCTTGCTCAATTGGCTTACAACGATGCAGATGtaatcaacaattttaatgttaGGATCTGGGTTTGTGTTTCGGACCCTTTCGATGAGTTTCGAATTGCGAAAGCCATCATCGAAAATTTAGAAGGTTCTACTCCTAATTTAGGTGAACTGAATTCACTTCATCAACGCATTAATAATTCTATTGCGGGGAAAAAAGTTTTGCTCGTCTTAGATGATGTGTGGACAGAAGATGGCAATAAATGGGAATCATTCCAACGTTGTCTAATAAATGGACATCGTGGAAGTAAGATTTTAGCTACCACCCGTAAGGAGACAGTTGCTCGAATGATTGGATCCACTTATGTTATCTCCATTGAAGAATTGTCTGAAC cagaATGTTGGTCGCTATTTAAGCGATTTGCTTTTCTCAATAGATCTCGTTCAGATTGCAAACAATTAGAAGAAATTGGTAGAAAGATTACATGGAAGTGCAAAGGCTTGCCACTTGCGGTTAAAACCATCGGGAGTCTGTTGCGGTTTAAAAAAGCTAGAGAAGAGTGGCAAAGTATCTTAGATAGTGAGATTTGGCAGGTAGAAGAGtttgaaaaaaatcttttaccTGCTCTCCTATTGAGTTATAACGATTTGCCCAATGAGATTAAACGATGTTTCTCCTACTGTGCCGTATTGCCAAAAGAATGCTATGTGGACAGGGAtgaattgattaaattatggaTGGCTCAAGGTTATATTGATCAGAAAGGTAATAAAGAGATGGAGATGGAGATGGAGATGGTTGGTGAAAGGTATTTTGACTTGTTAGCCAAGAGATCTTTCTTCCAGGAGTTTGAGAAAGATGAAGAAGGTAATgttaaaagatataaaatgCATGATATAGTGCATGGTTTTGCACAACTTCTCACTAAAGTGGAATGTGCTGCAATGGAAGTTGGCAGTGTTGGCGAGCCGCCGTTGTTGAGAAATATTTGTTATGAGAAACTCCGTCATTCAATTTTGGTGCTTCACTACAATGCTTCATTTCCTGTTTCAATATTTAATGCCAAAAAGTTACGTAGCCTTTTAATTCAAGGCTATTCACTGCAGCACATGCCAAGTTTTTTTGATCAACTGACTTGCTTAAGGGCATTAAGAATTGGGAAGTATGGGGATGATGCAATTGAGAGAATACCAAATGGGATTGAAAAGTTGATACATTTAAGATACCtgaaattgttttttgtaGGAATAGAAGAATTGCCTGAGACATGCTGCGAGTTATTTAATTTGCAAAACTTAGACCTCAGAAGATGCAGCAAGTTTAAAAGATTACCTCAAAACATAGGAAAGTTAGTTAATTTGAGGCATTTAATATTTGATGAGGATGATTTAGAGTACATGCCAAAAGGAATGGGGAGTTTAACGGGTCTTAGGACATTAAGTGAGTTTGTTGCTGTGAGTGGTGGTGGCAAATATGGTAGTAAAGCATGTAATCTTGATGGTTTGAGACACATGAATCATCTCCGAGGGTCTCTTAAGATTCGAGGGTTAGGGAATGTGACAGATGTTGATGGGGCCAAAAATGCAGAGcttgagaaaaagaagaacctCATTTCTTTGGAATTAGAATTTGAcaaggaagaggaagaagatgaagacgAAGTAAACCATCAAGCAATTATTGAAGCCTTAAGACCGCATCCAAATCTAGAGTCATTACAAATATCTTTCTATGAAGTCAAGGCTAGGTTCCCCAACTGGATACTGTCATTAAACAAGCTGAGGATGTTATGTCTCTCATTCTGCAAAAAGTGTGAGATTATGCCTCCTTTAGGAAAATTGCAATCCCTTGAAGTTCTTGATATATGGGAAATGCATGGTATAAAAAGAGTGGGCGATGAAGTTTTGGGGATAGAAAGTGATCATATGCATGGCACATCTCCATCTCTATCTCCATctccatcttcatcttcatcttcatcttcagttATTGCCTTTCCTAGACTGAAGAAATTCACACTTTGGAGTTTAGATGGATGGGAAGAATGGGAGTttatagaagaaaatattacaatCATGCCTCAACTAAATTCTTTGGCTATTAGAGATTGTAGCAAATTGAAAATGTTGCCTGACCAAGTTCTTCGGAGCACAACACTGAAGAAATTGGAGATTAATGATTGTCctattttagaaaaaagtTTCAAAGAGGCTGCAGGGGATGATCGGTCAAAGATCTCTTGCATTCCTACCGTCATAATTGATAGTCGCTATGTCCAAATAGACCGTCATTGA